The following are encoded together in the Panicum virgatum strain AP13 chromosome 6K, P.virgatum_v5, whole genome shotgun sequence genome:
- the LOC120713506 gene encoding UPF0481 protein At3g47200-like has product MALRGDTGHTATHLHEVLTTMSSTTIEKLNLNFIGGGKPLIQKVPAFLRSIKHAERLFTPDIVAIGPCHHGNPHLQSMEDIKKMAAMEFCCSSHHQVPAFYHNVREVVAQARACYACDLGGINDDKFTEMMFYDGCFLLQFMTMQALDRGPPAHWKMPRLSENWVRRISRDILLVENQIPWVVLEALMRLKHVLVDRYIATAISDFDVQWAKPQADFEGVDKYQPFHLLDLVRQRQLGPVPSPKVDEAPRPMLNISSALELAEVGIHLTASRTARFGDIGVGKGLLFGKLWLPPVYLGELTMCWLTNMAAFEMLQGGTSDYGVSSYVQILAVLMNRADDVRELRTKRILYPVLSDQQTLDFFKAICQYLPYGHQYERVLQQLSDYHQNRRVRVMLHKFVYNNIKYLLTAGSALGFLIPILKVILSLKQTKATAPGA; this is encoded by the coding sequence ATGGCTCTCCGCGGCGACACTGGCCACACTGCTACGCATTTGCATGAGGTTCTAACCACCATGAGCTCCACCACCATTGAGAAGCTAAATCTCAACTTCATAGGAGGCGGCAAGCCACTTATCCAGAAGGTCCCTGCGTTCCTCCGTAGCATCAAGCACGCcgaacgcctattcaccccggACATCGTCGCCATCGGCCCATGCCATCATGGGAACCCGCATCTGCAGAGCATGGAAGACATCAAGAAGATGGCCGCGATGGAGTTCTGCTGCAGCTCACACCACCAGGTCCCGGCTTTCTACCACAACGTCCGAGAGGTTGTGGCGCAAGCCAGGGCCTGCTATGCCTGTGACCTCGGTGGCATCAACGACGACAAATTCACCGAGATGATGTTCTACGACGGCTGCTTCCTCTTGCAGTTCATGAcgatgcaagcgctggaccgcGGCCCACCAGCCCACTGGAAGATGCCGCGGCTTAGCGAGAATTGGGTGCGGCGCATCTCGCGCGACATCCTCCTCGTCGAGAACCAGATCCCGTGGGTTGTTCTGGAGGCCCTGATGCGCCTCAAGCACGTCCTCGTCGACCGCTACATCGCGACCGCCATCAGCGACTTCGACGTGCAATGGGCGAAGCCGCAGGCCGACTTCGAGGGGGTCGACAAGTACCAGCCCTTCCACCTTCTCGACCTTGTTCGCCAACGCCAGCTCGGCCCCGTCCCGAGCCCCAAAGTCGACGAAGCGCCGCGACCGATGCTGAACATCAGCTCGGCGCTGGAGCTCGCCGAGGTCGGCATCCACCTCACCGCTAGCAGGACCGCGCGGTTCGGCGACATCGGAGTCGGGAAGGGGCTGCTGTTCGGGAAACTCTGGCTCCCTCCGGTCTACCTCGGCGAGCTGACCATGTGCTGGCTGACAAACATGGCGGCCTTCGAGATGCTGCAGGGCGGGACGTCGGACTACGGTGTGAGCTCTTACGTGCAGATCCTCGCGGTGCTCATGAACCGTGCGGACGACGTGCGGGAGCTGCGCACCAAGCGCATACTGTACCCGGTGCTCAGTGACCAGCAGACGCTCGACTTCTTCAAAGCCATCTGCCAGTATCTGCCGTATGGCCACCAGTACGAACGTGTTCTTCAGCAACTCAGCGACTACCACCAGAACCGGAGAGTGAGGGTCATGCTGCACAAATTCGTCTACAACAACATCAAGTACCTCCTCACGGCCGGCTCCGCCCTCGGATTTCTGATACCCATCCTCAAAGTCATCCTTTCGCTCAAGCAAACAAAGGCAACAGCTCCCGGTGCGTAA